Proteins from one Falco naumanni isolate bFalNau1 chromosome 2, bFalNau1.pat, whole genome shotgun sequence genomic window:
- the GPR83 gene encoding probable G-protein coupled receptor 83, producing the protein MLSRFVWLFLPDAVNAFAMLGKLPLNGSLEKTFVIPNISGFFSWDNDSLADWQSFVGRSRYGAESQSVTVKVLLIAAYSFIIVFSLFGNVLVCHVVIKTKRMHSATSLFIVNLAVADIMITLLNTPFTLARFVNSTWIFGKGMCHVSRFAQYCSLHVSALTLTAIALDRHQVIMHPLKPRISTAKGVIYISVIWIMATCFSLPHAIYQKLFTFEYSEEVTRCLCLPDFPEPADLFWKYLDLTTFILLYVLPLLIISAAYMTVAKKLWLRNVIGDVTTEQYFALRKKNKKTIKMLMLVVILFAVCWFPLNCYVVLLSSQTIHTNNALYFAFHWFAMSSTCYNPFIYCWLNDSFRSELKALLNMCRKPPRPTEQRLPSTVLSYQLAWPENANFRRLQAPHVLPPASNIQSGKTDISVVKPIVAAS; encoded by the exons ATGTTGTCCCGTTTTGTGTGGCTCTTCCTCCCTGATGCGGTTAACGCCTTTGCAATGCTGGGAAAGCTGCCCCTCAACgggagcctggagaagactttTGTAATCCCGAACATCTCAGGTTTCTTTTCCTGGGATAATGACAGCCTGGCTGACTGGCAGAGCTTTGTGGGCAGGAGCCGGTACGGAGCGGAGTCCCAGAGCGTCACAGTGAAAGTCCTGCTCATCGCGGCGTACTCCTTCATCATTGTCTTCTCTCTCTTCGGCAATGTCCTGGTCTGTCACGTTGTCATCAAGACCAAACGCATGCACTCTGCCACTAGCTTGTTTATTGTGAACCTGGCTGTAGCCGATATCATGATCACGCTCCTCAACACGCCTTTTACGCTG GCTCGTTTTGTGAACAGTACCTGGATCTTTGGGAAGGGGATGTGCCATGTCAGTAGGTTTGCACAGTACTGCTCCCTCCACGTCTCTGCCTTGACCCTCACAGCCATTGCCCTGGACAGGCACCAG GTTATAATGCACCCTCTGAAACCTCGCATATCTACTGCAAAAGGTGTTATCTACATCTCAGTAATCTGGATCATGGCAACTTGTTTTTCCCTACCACATGCTATCTACCAGAAACTCTTTACCTTTGAATACAG CGAGGAGGTTACCCGGTGCCTGTGCCTGCCGGATTTCCCCGAGCCTGCTGACCTCTTTTGGAAGTACCTTGACTTAACAACCTTCATTTTGCTCTATGTCCTGCCCCTTCTGATCATTTCTGCTGCCTACATGACGGTGGCCAAGAAACTCTGGCTGCGCAATGTCATCGGGGATGTCACCACTGAGCAGTACTTCGCCCTTCGCAAAAAGAATAAGAAGACCATAAAGATGCTGATGCTTGTTGTCATCCTCTTCGCAGTCTGCTGGTTCCCCTTGAATTGCTACGTTGTCCTTCTCTCCAGCCAAACCATCCACACCAATAATGCCCTGTACTTCGCCTTCCACTGGTTCGCAATGAGCAGCACCTGCTACAACCCCTTCATCTACTGCTGGCTCAATGACAGCTTCCGATCAGAACTGAAGGCTTTGCTCAACATGTGCAGAAAACCTCCCAGGCCCACGGAACAGCGGCTTCCCTCCACAGTCCTGTCCTACCAACTGGCTTGGCCAGAAAACGCCAACTTCAGGAGGTTACAGGCCCCCCATGTCCTTCCACCAGCCTCCAACATCCAGTCAGGAAAGACAGACATCTCTGTGGTTAAGCCGATAGTAGCTGCAAGCTGA